A genomic window from Pirellulales bacterium includes:
- a CDS encoding sialate O-acetylesterase — protein sequence MSKIELNSWLRRLSFVCCLIGWLAILAPCRADVSLPPLFTEHAVLQKAQRVPVWGRAAPGEKVVVSLSTARAETIAGADRQWRVALDLRNVGRGPFVLVVQGNDRLAIADVVVGQVWICGGQSNMALEVSKAMNAETEIPASANSWLRQYDNGKWIVADPSTTGDFKAVGYYFGKELQRQLNVPVGLPIALQPATAIELWISPEGMDRDKDLKAGKERVMEMSRVFDSYGPRYLQWQSRYGRQDHPTDKIDAFASPRADTTDWKKINLPELFVHAGLPESGAVWVRRQVTIPAELVGKDLLLELGAIHDFSTVYWDGVKVGESRVGGPPDSHQCIVRGPQVRPGSATLAVRVFSAAGNAGIAPGPTGFRSGPISLAGPWLAKTEFALPPLTETAKAAIPSRPPQPFPSGMFFDYAVRSKIPYAIAGVVWYQGESNTERAWQYRTSFPLMIRDWREHWGQGNFPFYFCQLPNFMPHRKMPGESQWAELREAQTKSLALPNTGEAVLIDVGEEADIHPRDKRVVGERLARLALAKTYGKRMVATAPAFESMAIERDRIRIHFTTAGSRLVAHDVPATYQPSSSSPTTVPLVRNSPKGQLEGFAICGKDRQWKWAEAEIDGADVVVRSPQVPRPIAVRYAWADNPICNLYNEQGLPAGPFRTDSFPLTTVNARY from the coding sequence GTGTCGAAGATTGAATTGAACTCGTGGCTGCGCCGGCTTTCCTTCGTTTGCTGCCTCATCGGCTGGCTTGCCATTTTGGCGCCGTGTCGGGCCGATGTTTCGCTGCCGCCGCTCTTTACCGAGCATGCGGTTCTGCAAAAGGCGCAACGGGTGCCTGTTTGGGGACGGGCCGCGCCCGGTGAAAAAGTCGTCGTCTCCTTGAGCACCGCACGGGCGGAAACAATCGCCGGCGCTGATCGCCAATGGCGCGTTGCGCTCGATCTTCGCAATGTCGGCCGCGGACCGTTCGTGCTCGTCGTGCAAGGCAATGACCGGCTCGCCATCGCGGATGTTGTGGTCGGTCAGGTCTGGATCTGTGGCGGACAATCGAACATGGCGTTGGAGGTGTCCAAAGCGATGAACGCCGAGACGGAAATTCCAGCTTCGGCCAATTCTTGGCTGCGGCAATACGACAATGGCAAATGGATCGTCGCCGATCCGAGCACCACGGGTGATTTCAAAGCCGTCGGTTACTACTTTGGCAAAGAATTGCAAAGGCAGCTAAACGTTCCCGTGGGATTGCCGATCGCATTGCAGCCGGCCACGGCCATCGAACTCTGGATCAGTCCTGAAGGAATGGATCGAGACAAGGATCTGAAGGCCGGCAAGGAGCGGGTCATGGAAATGAGCCGCGTCTTTGACAGTTACGGTCCGCGCTATTTGCAATGGCAGTCGCGATACGGGCGGCAGGACCATCCGACGGACAAGATCGATGCGTTTGCATCGCCGCGAGCCGACACGACCGATTGGAAGAAAATCAATCTGCCGGAGCTGTTCGTCCATGCGGGCTTGCCGGAGAGCGGCGCGGTTTGGGTCCGGCGGCAAGTGACGATTCCGGCGGAGTTGGTCGGCAAGGATCTGCTCTTGGAATTGGGTGCGATTCACGACTTTTCCACCGTCTATTGGGACGGCGTGAAAGTGGGCGAGTCGCGCGTTGGCGGGCCCCCGGATTCGCACCAATGCATCGTTCGCGGTCCGCAGGTTCGGCCGGGCAGCGCGACGCTCGCGGTCCGCGTTTTCAGCGCCGCGGGAAATGCCGGTATCGCTCCAGGGCCAACCGGTTTTCGCTCGGGCCCGATTTCGCTCGCCGGACCATGGCTGGCCAAGACTGAATTCGCTCTGCCGCCGCTAACCGAAACTGCGAAAGCTGCCATCCCATCGCGGCCCCCGCAGCCTTTTCCCTCCGGCATGTTCTTCGACTACGCGGTTCGCTCGAAGATTCCCTATGCCATCGCGGGAGTGGTGTGGTATCAGGGCGAATCGAACACCGAGCGCGCTTGGCAATATCGCACCAGCTTCCCGCTGATGATTCGAGACTGGCGCGAGCATTGGGGACAAGGAAATTTCCCCTTCTATTTCTGCCAGCTTCCCAACTTCATGCCGCACCGCAAAATGCCCGGCGAAAGCCAGTGGGCCGAACTGCGCGAAGCCCAGACCAAATCGCTGGCCCTGCCGAACACCGGCGAGGCCGTGTTGATCGACGTGGGCGAAGAGGCCGACATTCATCCACGGGATAAGCGCGTGGTCGGCGAACGCCTGGCGCGGCTCGCGCTCGCCAAGACCTATGGCAAACGTATGGTGGCGACCGCGCCGGCATTCGAATCGATGGCGATCGAGCGCGACAGGATTCGCATCCATTTCACCACCGCGGGTTCGCGCTTGGTGGCCCATGATGTGCCGGCGACTTATCAACCCTCCTCGTCGTCGCCTACGACCGTGCCGCTGGTACGCAACAGCCCAAAAGGCCAACTTGAAGGCTTTGCCATCTGTGGCAAAGACCGTCAATGGAAATGGGCCGAGGCCGAGATCGACGGCGCCGATGTCGTTGTCCGGTCGCCGCAGGTTCCTCGGCCGATCGCGGTCCGCTACGCTTGGGCCGACAATCCGATTTGCAATCTCTACAACGAGCAAGGCCTCCCGGCAGGTCCCTTTCGGACCGACAGTTTTCCGCTGACGACGGTCAATGCGCGATACTGA
- a CDS encoding sialate O-acetylesterase, translating into MKWVFACLIVLLLSAGAARADVRVSNLFGDNMVLQREIAAPVWGMAAPGEAVTVKIGNVQVSVQADGEGKWMARLPTMEADAKPQDLIISGKNMLTIKNVLVGDVWICSGQSNMEFGLGGANAPQDVAAADYPTLRRIKFDHRAVGQPSDEVPGHWEVCTPGSAPGFTAVGFYFARRIQKDIGVPIGLLDDNWGGTQIEPWIPLAGFQMEPSLASVLSEMKQRKHDYREQLVRSLDGIQKWVSEARQALASPGAEIPASPPIPNNPLTDPGFPTTLYNGMIHPVAPFAIKGALWYQGESNGGEGDEYYHKMRALVGGWRKVWGQGDFPFYFVQLANFTQPNHDPAGGDGWARLRMAQFKSLAIGHSGMAVAIDLADADNPGDIHPKDKFDVGERLALWALAKDYGKKNLVYSGPLYKGMSVEDGKIRLHFDSLGSGLMVGKKVGRNPTVDDKDGKLKRFSIAGADKRWHWANAEIDGNTVVVSSSEVTKPAAVRYAYTMNPEGCNLYNREGLPASPFRTDEW; encoded by the coding sequence ATGAAATGGGTCTTTGCCTGTCTGATTGTGCTTCTGCTAAGCGCCGGCGCGGCCCGCGCCGATGTGCGGGTGTCGAACCTGTTTGGCGATAACATGGTTTTGCAACGGGAAATTGCCGCCCCGGTTTGGGGCATGGCCGCGCCGGGCGAGGCCGTCACCGTGAAAATCGGCAATGTGCAAGTTTCCGTCCAGGCGGATGGCGAAGGCAAGTGGATGGCCCGACTGCCGACGATGGAAGCCGATGCGAAACCGCAGGATTTGATCATCAGCGGCAAGAACATGCTGACGATCAAGAACGTGCTGGTCGGCGATGTGTGGATCTGCTCGGGGCAGTCAAACATGGAGTTCGGACTGGGAGGCGCCAACGCGCCGCAGGATGTTGCCGCGGCCGATTATCCAACCCTGCGGCGCATCAAGTTTGACCACCGTGCGGTCGGCCAGCCGAGCGACGAAGTGCCCGGACATTGGGAAGTCTGCACTCCGGGAAGTGCGCCGGGCTTCACGGCCGTCGGCTTCTATTTTGCTCGCCGCATCCAGAAGGACATCGGCGTGCCGATTGGTCTGCTCGACGACAACTGGGGGGGCACGCAGATCGAGCCGTGGATTCCACTTGCCGGCTTCCAGATGGAGCCGTCGCTGGCAAGCGTCCTTTCGGAAATGAAGCAGCGGAAACACGACTATCGCGAACAACTCGTAAGAAGCCTGGATGGGATCCAGAAGTGGGTTAGCGAAGCCCGCCAGGCGCTGGCCTCGCCCGGCGCCGAAATCCCGGCTTCTCCGCCAATACCCAACAATCCGCTGACCGACCCGGGCTTTCCCACGACCCTCTACAACGGCATGATCCACCCCGTCGCGCCGTTTGCGATCAAGGGCGCGCTTTGGTATCAGGGAGAGTCGAATGGCGGGGAAGGGGACGAATATTATCACAAGATGCGGGCACTCGTGGGTGGCTGGCGCAAGGTATGGGGCCAAGGAGATTTTCCGTTCTATTTCGTGCAACTGGCCAATTTCACGCAGCCCAACCACGACCCGGCCGGCGGCGATGGATGGGCCCGGCTACGCATGGCCCAGTTCAAGAGCCTCGCGATAGGCCACTCCGGCATGGCCGTCGCCATCGATCTCGCCGATGCCGACAACCCCGGCGATATTCATCCAAAAGACAAGTTCGACGTCGGCGAACGTCTGGCACTTTGGGCCTTGGCCAAGGACTACGGCAAGAAGAATCTGGTTTACAGCGGGCCGCTTTACAAGGGAATGAGCGTCGAGGACGGCAAGATTCGCCTCCACTTCGATTCCCTCGGCAGCGGACTCATGGTCGGCAAGAAAGTGGGACGGAACCCCACCGTCGACGACAAGGACGGCAAGCTCAAGCGGTTCTCCATCGCCGGTGCAGATAAGCGGTGGCATTGGGCCAACGCCGAGATCGACGGCAACACGGTCGTGGTGTCGAGCTCCGAGGTTACAAAGCCGGCGGCAGTTCGCTACGCCTACACGATGAACCCCGAGGGCTGCAATCTTTACAATCGCGAGGGCCTGCCCGCCTCGCCGTTCCGCACCGACGAGTGGTAA